TCCTTCGGGTGCCATGTGTGAACTCCGATTTTTTGGCTCATATAGGCGCGTAAACGGAAATTCCTCACTCGGAAAATAGATCGAAGCATTCGGCGAAAAAGTATCGCGGTTCAAACAGAAAACACAAAGCATAAGGTGTCGGTATTTAATTCGCTCCGCAATAGCCCGTAGATCCGGTGGCGGCGGCGGATCTAACATTCGCATTGAAAGTGTTAGCGGTAGCGTATTAACCACTGTGGAGACGGGTATTTCAATATTATTTTCTCCCGCTCCGTTGTCTACGATGATACGCTCAATCCTCCGATCTTTATGGATTAATCGACTCACCCGGTGTTGCAACTTGATATGTTCAGCACCGATGCATTCGCACAACTTATCGTTAATCATGCCGATGCCGTATTTCGGATAAAAGAACGATCCATCTAAGTGCGTCGGGTTCTGCGGTGTACCGAGCAGCATCGAACGGAGGAAACTCCGCAAATCCAACCCTTTGAGTCGGTTCCCTGAAATGGCGGTAGAGAGTTTGTGCGAGGGCTGTCCCCACAATTTTTCGGAATAGTTGAGTAAAAAGCGTTCAGCCAGCGTTTTTCCGTACTGGTTGATCGCAAATGTCGCAAAGTTTTCTGCCTGTTTTTTCGGTCTATTATAGAGTTTCTCCCACGCAATCCTTAGTAAGGTTTTCGTTTCGAGTTTTTGGACCAGGTCGCTGAGCAGAAGTGGAAACCGGTAAAATTCGCCTCCAAAAAAGATTTCACTCGGTGCCGTTACGCGTAACAGATCATCGCCAAGGAGGTTCTTTACCTCTTCGGTAACCTGCGGATCTTTGTCGTGGAAGCGATGTGCACCGGTATCAAATCGGAAATCACTTTTCTGCCAGATGCTATATTTACAATCCGCCCCTTTGATTTTGAGCGTACGGCAATTTCCACCGGTGTGTTCACCCGCTTCAAAGATGGTAAAATTCGAGAGCCCCTGTTTCTTGGCGTAGTACCCAGTAGTCAATCCAGCGGGACCGCCACCGAGAATATGAAGATGAGTATTTTCCATAGGTTCTGTCCGCACAGATTTAGTATTCAAATAAAGGGATTTCGGACCACATCCGATTGACATACGGGTTGTGGTAGAACACCTTTTCGGCTTTGGGCTCTCGATTTGGTAATCGACTTCCGATAACAACGAATCCGGTCTCTAATGTATCAAGTTGGTCGAGGTCTGCCTC
This genomic window from Candidatus Poribacteria bacterium contains:
- a CDS encoding FAD-dependent oxidoreductase, with product MENTHLHILGGGPAGLTTGYYAKKQGLSNFTIFEAGEHTGGNCRTLKIKGADCKYSIWQKSDFRFDTGAHRFHDKDPQVTEEVKNLLGDDLLRVTAPSEIFFGGEFYRFPLLLSDLVQKLETKTLLRIAWEKLYNRPKKQAENFATFAINQYGKTLAERFLLNYSEKLWGQPSHKLSTAISGNRLKGLDLRSFLRSMLLGTPQNPTHLDGSFFYPKYGIGMINDKLCECIGAEHIKLQHRVSRLIHKDRRIERIIVDNGAGENNIEIPVSTVVNTLPLTLSMRMLDPPPPPDLRAIAERIKYRHLMLCVFCLNRDTFSPNASIYFPSEEFPFTRLYEPKNRSSHMAPEGQTVIVLELPCYSDDAVWNMQALELQTEVWKALQRVKPLPQEEVIHYQIYKLPFAYPVLEVGFEENVARLVAYFETFENLYLTGRSSLFRYLHLHDLFKTGKEVVERITNA